In Acidobacteriota bacterium, the DNA window TTGCGGGCGGCCGGGGTGATCGGCCGCCGCGAGCGGACGATGACGCCCAGGGGGCGGTAAAAGTTCTTTTCCGTGAACGGGACCTGGACGAGGGAGCCGCTCTGGACCTCCTTCTGGACGCTGAGCAGCGGCACGATCGAGACCCCGGCGCCGATCTCCACGCTGCGCTTGATGGTTTCGATGTTGTCGAATTCCATGACCACGCGCACGTCGATTCCGTTCTCCCGGAAGATCTGGTCCAGCGCCCGCTGGCTCGCCAGCCCCTTTTCAAACGCGATATAGTTCTGCCCGCCGAGCTTGCGGATGTCGACGTGGGGCCTCCGGGCCAGCGGGTGTTCCGGGGCGCAGATGAGCACCAGCTTGTCGGCGGGGAGCGGGATGACGCGCAGGCCCTCGCGCGGCTCCGGGTAGGTCACGATCCCCAGGTCGATGGCGCCGGCGAGGCAGTCTTCGTAGACCCGGGTCCCCTTGCTGTATTCGACGTGGAGCCTGACCTTGGGATAGAGTTTCAGGAAAGTCTTCACCACGACGGAGATTTCGTACAGGCCGACGCTGTAGATCGTCGCCACCCGCACGCTCCCGGCCATGTCCTGCCCGATCGCCTTCAGTTCCAGCTGCATCTGCTGGAAGCCGTCGAGGATCTGCCTGGAGCGCTCGTAGAAGATCCTTCCCGAGGGGGTGGGGGAGACGGTCTTTCCGTCCCGGCAGAGGAGCTGCGTCCCGAACCGTGCCTCGAGGTTCTTGATCTGCTGGCTGACGGCCGACTGGGAGATGTCGTTACGGACGGCGGCGCGGGAGAAGCTCCGGCTTTCGACCAGGTCGCAGAAGACCTTGAGGGTCTCGATCTGCATCCTATTCCCCCTGAGGGGGGACGCCCGGACCGGTTTCGGGCGCGGACTGGCGCAGGTTGACGCTGCGCGCGAGCACGAAAAGCAGGTCGGAGAGCCGGTTCAGGTAGCGGAGGGAGGCGGGGCCGACGGCGCCCGAGCGGCCGAGCGCCAGGCACTGCCGTTCCGCCCTGCGGGCGACCGCGCGCGCCAGATGGAGCAGGCTTCCCCCCGGCGTCCCGCCCGGCAGGATGAAATTCCGGAGCGGCGGCAGGAGGGCGTCCAGGGAGTCGATCTCCGCCTCCAGGCCGGAGATTTCGGCAGGCCCGATCCTCCGCCCCTCCCCCCCGTCCGGTGCGGCCGCTTCCGCGCCCAGCAGGAAGAGGTGGCCCTGGACGCGGCGCAGGATTTCGCCCACCCCCTCCGGCAGCGCCTGCGCCAGGGCCACGCCCAGGAGCGCGTTCAGCTCGTCGAGGGTTCCGTTGGCTTCAATGCGGGGATCGTCCTTGGGGACGCGCCGGCCGCCGGCGAGGCTCGTGGTCCCGTCGTCCCCCGTGCGGGTATATATCGGTGTCATCGGGATCCTCCCGCGGGCGGCGCAGGGTCAGGACGTTTTACTTCGGGGTCAGGCGGTCTTCTTCTCTTTGCACGCGATGCAGACGGAGGTCCAGGGAACCGCCTTGAGCCGGGCCAGGCTGATTTCCTCTTCGCAGACGGAACAGATGCCGTAGGTGCCGTTGTCGATTCTCTCTATCGCCGCCTCGATCGCGCGCAGCAGCTTGGCGTCGATCTGCAGCAACCGGAGATTGACATGAACTTCGTTGTCGTCGCTCGCCTGGTCCACGAAGTCGCCGTGGCGCGTGTCCTCCATATTTTCCCAATGAGGCTTCTTGCCCGGGGCGTTGACGATGGAATCCCGCTTCTGTTCGAGGGCGGCCCTGAATTTCTTGAGATCCCTTTTGTTCATAACTCAACCTCGATTGAAAAAGTGAAACTATAGATCAAAATGGGCCGCATGTAAACCTCCAGATTGCCCCGACGGGGCGCCCGGCCGCGGCGCCTACCGCTTGAAGGTCAGTTCATAAGCGGGGACGATTTCGACCGGATGGTACGACTTCTTGGCCGCCCGGAGACCGGGATCCCCGAGATCCTCCTCGCGGTTGATGAACGCGTACCCCTGCGCCGCGATGGTTCTGGCCGTCTCCTGGTTGATGATCTGGTAGAGCCCCTTGTAGCTGCGCAGCGCGCGCTCGAAATGGATCGCCGCCGTCCGGGGGCCGATGGCTTCAAAGATGGAAAACGCCACCGGCCGGCCTTCCGCCTCGACGAGCACCCCCTGCTGCTCCCAGGCCTTGAAATGCTTCAGCGTGCTTTCCAGCGCGCTCATTTCCAGGGCCAGCATCCCCTCCACCTGGGGGCTCTCCTCCCCGGCGATCGCCTCCAGCACCGCAAAACAGGAGCCGGTCCGCTCCGCCGTCAGGGGGGACGCGGTCCATTCGTACAGTCCGTTCGCCTGGGAGATCAGGTTGCGCTTCTTGGCGTACTTGCGCCCCTTGAGCTCCGCCAGGGAGTCGGCGGCATAGAGGTAGTTGGACGCCGTCCGGTCCTCCCGGACCTGGAATTCCTGGACCAGGTCGGGGTTCTCCGCGAGGAACCGCTCGGAGACGCCGATGATTTTCAGCGGGTAGTCGAGCGCGGCGGCGCCCTGCAGAATCTTCCGGCGGCCCGCGGACCTCAACCGCCCCAGCGGTTGCAGCAGGTGGTGTTGCCCCGTCCTTTCGATGAAGCACGAA includes these proteins:
- a CDS encoding LysR family transcriptional regulator is translated as MQIETLKVFCDLVESRSFSRAAVRNDISQSAVSQQIKNLEARFGTQLLCRDGKTVSPTPSGRIFYERSRQILDGFQQMQLELKAIGQDMAGSVRVATIYSVGLYEISVVVKTFLKLYPKVRLHVEYSKGTRVYEDCLAGAIDLGIVTYPEPREGLRVIPLPADKLVLICAPEHPLARRPHVDIRKLGGQNYIAFEKGLASQRALDQIFRENGIDVRVVMEFDNIETIKRSVEIGAGVSIVPLLSVQKEVQSGSLVQVPFTEKNFYRPLGVIVRSRRPITPAARKFIELMRHPHKGGPGRENG
- a CDS encoding cob(I)yrinic acid a,c-diamide adenosyltransferase; translated protein: MTPIYTRTGDDGTTSLAGGRRVPKDDPRIEANGTLDELNALLGVALAQALPEGVGEILRRVQGHLFLLGAEAAAPDGGEGRRIGPAEISGLEAEIDSLDALLPPLRNFILPGGTPGGSLLHLARAVARRAERQCLALGRSGAVGPASLRYLNRLSDLLFVLARSVNLRQSAPETGPGVPPQGE
- a CDS encoding TraR/DksA family transcriptional regulator encodes the protein MNKRDLKKFRAALEQKRDSIVNAPGKKPHWENMEDTRHGDFVDQASDDNEVHVNLRLLQIDAKLLRAIEAAIERIDNGTYGICSVCEEEISLARLKAVPWTSVCIACKEKKTA
- a CDS encoding DUF2156 domain-containing protein; this encodes MTAYLFLDFEFTPLRLGARGFLTPALRRYAHPLAGYTFAVLAAWNPFYHYGWAICGHAGLMISCFIERTGQHHLLQPLGRLRSAGRRKILQGAAALDYPLKIIGVSERFLAENPDLVQEFQVREDRTASNYLYAADSLAELKGRKYAKKRNLISQANGLYEWTASPLTAERTGSCFAVLEAIAGEESPQVEGMLALEMSALESTLKHFKAWEQQGVLVEAEGRPVAFSIFEAIGPRTAAIHFERALRSYKGLYQIINQETARTIAAQGYAFINREEDLGDPGLRAAKKSYHPVEIVPAYELTFKR